One region of Natronolimnobius baerhuensis genomic DNA includes:
- a CDS encoding ABC transporter ATP-binding protein, with translation MDKGTSRVLNDVNMDIQRGETLGVVGESGSGKSMFADALLDAVVDPGILTGEIIYHPENREPIDLLNLAPWELREVRWEDISMVFQGAMSAFNPTMSIGEHFEETLEAHGWEIEPGLERAKELFEDLHLEPERMLSSFPHELSGGQKQRCLIALSLILEPEVLVMDEPTAALDLLMQRSILNLLYDIKDKYDLTLVFISHDLPIVSGFADRLAVLYAFEFVEIGEANDILGNAAHPYTRALLKSTPNLEIPLDEMQPIEGESPDPVSHPEGCSYHPRCPLGDERCEVDDPEFRPVNDKHDVRCHYWERADEAVPLAFGGDSDE, from the coding sequence ATGGACAAGGGGACATCGAGAGTCCTCAACGACGTCAACATGGACATCCAGCGCGGCGAGACGCTTGGTGTCGTCGGAGAAAGTGGCTCCGGCAAATCCATGTTCGCCGACGCCTTGCTCGATGCCGTCGTCGATCCCGGTATCCTGACCGGCGAAATCATTTACCACCCGGAAAACCGGGAACCAATCGACCTGCTCAACCTTGCCCCCTGGGAACTGCGTGAGGTCCGCTGGGAAGACATCTCGATGGTGTTCCAGGGCGCAATGAGCGCGTTCAACCCGACGATGTCCATCGGCGAGCACTTCGAAGAAACCCTCGAGGCCCACGGCTGGGAGATCGAACCCGGCCTCGAGCGTGCAAAAGAACTCTTCGAAGACCTGCACCTCGAACCCGAGCGCATGCTTTCGTCGTTCCCACACGAACTCTCGGGTGGGCAGAAACAGCGCTGTCTGATCGCGCTGAGTCTGATTCTCGAACCAGAAGTCCTCGTGATGGACGAGCCAACGGCCGCACTCGATCTGTTGATGCAGCGGTCGATTCTCAATCTGCTCTATGACATCAAGGACAAGTACGATCTCACGCTCGTGTTCATCAGTCACGATCTGCCGATTGTCTCCGGCTTCGCCGACCGACTGGCTGTCCTCTATGCGTTCGAGTTCGTCGAAATCGGGGAAGCAAACGATATCCTCGGGAACGCAGCACACCCTTACACACGGGCACTGCTGAAATCCACGCCGAACCTCGAGATCCCCCTCGATGAGATGCAGCCAATCGAGGGAGAAAGTCCTGACCCGGTCAGTCATCCGGAAGGCTGTTCGTACCACCCACGCTGTCCGCTCGGTGACGAACGCTGTGAAGTCGACGATCCGGAGTTCCGCCCAGTCAACGACAAACACGACGTTCGCTGTCACTACTGGGAGCGAGCGGACGAAGCGGTCCCACTCGCATTTGGCGGTGATTCAGATGAGTAA
- a CDS encoding ABC transporter ATP-binding protein, translating to MSNSNTNSNDPVVSVRDLKVHFEDTSMLNAMAPEWVSDKLGLEKDPTVRAVDDINLDLGENDVLALVGESGSGKTTLGKAMVGLTRPSHGSVKYRGHDIWEVRDGDDDGTTFEEIRRSLQIIHQDPGAALNPYRSVLENLEVPLKRWHPDLNFAERRGRIHQMLERTGISPPEDYSNRYVHQLSGGEQQRVALIRSLLVEPEVILADEAVSALDVSLRIGVMDLFLEMQDLFDTSFIFISHDLANARYLAGKSGGKIGVMYLGELVEIGTAEEIIQNPQHPYTKVLQWATPELDPERAEESMRESPPVRKIDIPDATNPPSGCRFHTRCPEAREACKQETPDLYESGGDQHHQTKCFREIDDHEYWQSEELTDDGIDDTPASDQTDEASS from the coding sequence ATGAGTAACAGTAACACCAACAGCAACGACCCTGTCGTCTCGGTTCGCGACCTGAAAGTTCACTTCGAAGATACGTCGATGCTCAACGCGATGGCCCCCGAGTGGGTCAGCGACAAACTCGGCCTCGAGAAAGACCCAACCGTTCGGGCTGTCGACGACATCAACCTCGACCTCGGCGAAAACGACGTACTCGCACTGGTCGGCGAAAGTGGCAGTGGGAAAACCACGCTCGGCAAAGCGATGGTTGGGCTGACCCGCCCATCCCACGGCAGCGTCAAATACCGCGGCCACGATATCTGGGAGGTCCGCGACGGTGACGACGACGGCACCACCTTCGAAGAGATTCGTCGCTCGCTGCAGATTATCCATCAGGACCCCGGTGCTGCACTCAACCCGTACCGATCCGTCCTCGAGAACCTCGAGGTCCCACTCAAGCGCTGGCATCCCGACCTCAACTTCGCAGAGCGTCGAGGCCGTATCCACCAGATGCTCGAGCGAACAGGGATCAGCCCGCCAGAAGACTACTCGAACCGCTACGTTCACCAGCTATCCGGTGGCGAACAACAGCGGGTCGCACTGATTCGATCACTGCTCGTCGAACCGGAAGTCATCCTCGCAGACGAGGCCGTCTCCGCACTCGACGTCTCGCTGCGAATCGGTGTCATGGATCTCTTCCTCGAGATGCAGGATCTGTTCGACACCTCGTTTATCTTCATCAGCCACGACCTCGCGAACGCACGCTATCTCGCGGGCAAGTCGGGCGGAAAGATTGGTGTGATGTATCTCGGCGAACTCGTCGAGATTGGCACCGCAGAGGAGATTATCCAGAACCCGCAACACCCCTACACCAAGGTTCTCCAGTGGGCAACGCCGGAACTCGATCCGGAACGGGCCGAAGAGTCCATGCGTGAATCACCACCGGTTCGCAAAATCGACATTCCGGACGCGACCAACCCACCGTCTGGCTGCCGCTTCCACACGCGCTGTCCCGAAGCACGTGAAGCGTGCAAACAGGAAACCCCCGATCTCTACGAGAGCGGCGGCGACCAGCACCACCAGACGAAGTGTTTCCGCGAAATCGACGACCACGAGTACTGGCAAAGCGAGGAACTCACGGACGACGGAATCGACGATACGCCGGCATCAGACCAGACTGACGAAGCGTCGTCGTAA
- a CDS encoding alpha-glucuronidase family glycosyl hydrolase, which produces MFDTTYDDCWLQYEPVDDADLAAYRERLSHAYVSEGAPELGAVRAELQLGLEGMLGDEPHFWQHPPRSVENFLVIGHPEEMRPIHQTIDPDEVWALEDDSYVIRTVEWEGQECTVITAPNDAGLVYGTFDLLRRVALGEPIDDLDIVSEPANNSRIINHWDNPFRRSVERGYAGQSIFDWERLPDTRQRYFDYARLLSSVGINGVVPNNVNTGIPDRPTANDAVAERAGWQLLERENLEKLESLASVFRRYGIQIYLSVNYAAPIRLGDLETADPHDPEVQQWWQDKVDEIYEIIPDFGGFLVKADSEGQPGPYDYDRSHAEGANVLGEAFEGHSGRVWWRAFVYSEHDDRAVQAYEAFEHIDGEFHEKVTVQIKNGPIDFQQREPVSTLFGAMPETDLGCELQITGEYTGQGVHPTYHVPMWKEALEFDTYADGEGTPVKDVLAERDGQGIAGVGIVGEDPSWTGNYLLQSNLYGFGRLCWNPDLETEDITDEWVRQTFGHDDGVVDAVSEILHDSWQACIDYHTGGIGLMHMMYNGEEALENHYDPAPWEWPEYIGATEDGIGVDRTSEGSGYAAQYRDPITERYDDVESCPKELLLFFHHLEWDHELEDGRTVVQTLYDNCHAGVNAVREMRATWESLEGIVDDRRYRHVAQRFDEHVFQAERWCETLCVYFYEKSEIPDAHGRVPTSE; this is translated from the coding sequence ATGTTCGACACCACATACGACGACTGCTGGCTCCAGTACGAGCCCGTCGACGACGCAGATCTGGCTGCGTATCGCGAGCGACTGTCACACGCCTACGTCTCCGAAGGCGCACCCGAACTCGGTGCCGTTCGCGCCGAACTCCAACTCGGTCTCGAGGGCATGCTCGGCGACGAGCCTCACTTCTGGCAGCATCCCCCACGATCAGTCGAGAACTTCCTCGTTATCGGCCATCCCGAGGAGATGCGCCCGATTCACCAGACTATCGACCCGGACGAAGTCTGGGCGCTCGAGGATGACAGCTACGTCATCCGGACCGTCGAGTGGGAGGGACAGGAGTGTACCGTCATTACGGCCCCGAACGATGCGGGTCTCGTCTACGGGACCTTCGACCTGCTGCGACGCGTTGCACTCGGTGAGCCAATCGACGACCTCGATATCGTCTCCGAACCGGCGAACAACTCCCGGATCATCAACCACTGGGACAATCCGTTCCGTCGCTCCGTCGAACGCGGCTACGCCGGCCAATCGATTTTCGACTGGGAGCGCCTGCCCGACACCCGCCAGCGCTACTTCGACTACGCGCGCCTGCTCTCCTCCGTCGGCATCAACGGCGTCGTCCCGAACAACGTCAACACCGGCATTCCTGACCGCCCAACCGCCAACGACGCCGTCGCCGAACGCGCCGGCTGGCAGCTCTTAGAACGGGAGAACCTCGAGAAACTCGAGTCCCTTGCCTCCGTCTTCCGGCGCTACGGTATCCAGATCTACCTTTCGGTCAACTACGCCGCGCCGATCCGACTGGGCGACCTCGAGACGGCCGACCCGCACGACCCCGAGGTGCAGCAGTGGTGGCAGGACAAAGTCGACGAGATCTACGAGATTATCCCCGATTTCGGCGGCTTCCTCGTCAAAGCTGACTCTGAAGGCCAGCCCGGCCCCTACGATTACGACCGCTCGCACGCGGAAGGCGCGAACGTTCTCGGCGAGGCCTTCGAAGGCCACAGCGGCCGCGTCTGGTGGCGCGCGTTCGTCTACTCCGAACACGACGACCGCGCCGTCCAGGCCTACGAAGCCTTCGAACATATTGACGGCGAGTTCCACGAGAAGGTCACCGTCCAGATCAAAAACGGTCCCATCGACTTCCAGCAGCGCGAGCCCGTCTCGACGCTGTTCGGTGCGATGCCCGAGACCGATCTGGGCTGTGAACTCCAGATCACCGGCGAGTACACCGGCCAGGGCGTCCACCCAACCTACCACGTTCCGATGTGGAAAGAAGCCCTCGAGTTCGATACCTACGCCGACGGGGAAGGAACGCCAGTCAAGGACGTCCTCGCGGAGCGAGACGGTCAGGGCATCGCCGGCGTCGGTATCGTCGGCGAAGATCCAAGTTGGACTGGCAACTACCTGCTGCAGTCGAATCTCTATGGCTTTGGCCGACTCTGCTGGAACCCCGACCTCGAGACCGAGGACATCACTGACGAGTGGGTCCGCCAGACGTTCGGTCACGACGACGGCGTCGTCGACGCCGTCAGCGAAATCCTGCATGACTCCTGGCAGGCCTGCATCGACTACCACACCGGCGGCATCGGCCTGATGCACATGATGTACAACGGCGAGGAAGCCCTCGAGAACCACTATGACCCCGCGCCGTGGGAGTGGCCGGAGTACATCGGTGCGACCGAAGATGGCATCGGCGTCGACCGCACTTCTGAGGGCAGCGGCTACGCCGCCCAGTACCGCGATCCGATCACGGAACGCTACGACGACGTAGAGAGCTGTCCAAAAGAACTCCTCCTGTTCTTCCACCATCTCGAGTGGGACCACGAACTCGAGGATGGCCGGACCGTCGTCCAGACACTGTACGACAACTGCCATGCTGGTGTCAACGCTGTCCGCGAGATGCGAGCGACATGGGAATCTCTCGAGGGCATCGTCGATGATCGACGGTACCGTCACGTCGCCCAGCGCTTTGACGAACACGTTTTCCAGGCAGAACGCTGGTGTGAGACGCTGTGTGTGTACTTCTACGAAAAATCTGAGATTCCGGACGCACACGGGCGCGTGCCGACGTCGGAGTGA
- a CDS encoding endo-1,4-beta-xylanase: protein MPTNEADESDADGPLEIRRRPVLGSVGAAGVASALGLSVGTGNVLAATQDGDWEAAAEERIEEHRTADLEVTVTDADGAELDGAEVNVEMQEHAYDFGTMIHAEFLTEGTEWGGPMTAPDGSEYGEDDQEQYAETVEDLFNMVVLENLHKWGQWEDNQEIADNAVDWAVDREMDIRGHVGLWGNIDAHAIPADVVEAMGVEWEAGGAENPEHDPEYIVERSMDHIEDIISHYGDDITEWEIKNEVLHEPEMIRAVEGDGVDDESVDHLEAEILGDWYEKGQEVADEYDVDIAVNDYNTLEGGYQDEQDEYERQIDYLVNERDIDLDGIGFQTHFAAGETLEPDEIIDNLEQFEDYGAGFRATEFDTFQEWDEEWEGPEEQGEYLHTFLKTWFSHPNTDSFLIWGHWDGVHWGPDMGFDPDGVLFDHDWNPKPAYDYYTDLVFDDWWTEEVGETDGGTYATTGFKGEYEITASYDGAEATTTATLSDGGDTVELEIDADGDGSEPADDSVDEPGDSDDDTGASDADDDGDGIPGLGVVSSLAALSGLAGYALSRSADDES, encoded by the coding sequence ATGCCCACTAATGAGGCAGATGAGAGCGACGCCGACGGACCACTCGAGATTCGACGACGACCTGTATTAGGGTCAGTTGGTGCCGCAGGGGTTGCCAGTGCACTCGGACTGAGTGTTGGGACGGGGAACGTTCTCGCAGCAACACAGGACGGCGACTGGGAAGCCGCAGCCGAGGAACGGATCGAGGAACACCGCACAGCCGACCTCGAGGTGACGGTGACAGACGCCGATGGGGCCGAACTGGACGGTGCCGAAGTCAACGTAGAAATGCAAGAGCACGCGTACGACTTCGGGACGATGATCCACGCGGAGTTCCTGACCGAGGGCACCGAGTGGGGTGGGCCGATGACGGCTCCCGACGGCAGCGAGTACGGCGAGGACGATCAGGAGCAGTACGCCGAGACCGTCGAGGACCTGTTCAACATGGTCGTCCTCGAGAACCTCCACAAGTGGGGCCAGTGGGAGGATAACCAGGAAATTGCGGACAACGCCGTCGACTGGGCGGTCGACCGGGAGATGGACATTCGCGGCCACGTTGGCTTATGGGGAAATATCGATGCGCACGCGATCCCAGCGGATGTCGTCGAAGCGATGGGCGTCGAGTGGGAGGCCGGCGGCGCGGAAAACCCCGAGCACGATCCCGAGTACATCGTCGAGCGCTCGATGGACCACATCGAGGACATCATCTCCCATTACGGCGACGACATCACGGAGTGGGAAATCAAAAACGAGGTCCTCCACGAACCAGAGATGATTCGGGCTGTCGAAGGCGATGGCGTTGACGACGAGTCCGTCGATCACCTCGAGGCCGAGATTCTCGGTGACTGGTACGAGAAAGGCCAGGAAGTTGCCGACGAGTACGACGTCGATATTGCGGTCAACGACTACAACACGCTCGAGGGGGGCTATCAGGACGAACAGGACGAGTACGAGCGCCAGATCGACTATCTGGTCAACGAGCGCGACATTGATCTCGACGGCATCGGCTTCCAGACCCACTTCGCCGCCGGCGAGACGCTCGAGCCAGACGAGATTATAGACAACCTCGAGCAGTTCGAAGACTACGGTGCAGGCTTCCGTGCGACGGAGTTCGACACGTTCCAGGAGTGGGACGAAGAGTGGGAGGGACCCGAAGAGCAGGGCGAGTACCTCCACACGTTCCTGAAGACGTGGTTCAGCCATCCAAACACCGACTCGTTCCTCATCTGGGGGCACTGGGACGGTGTTCACTGGGGCCCGGACATGGGCTTCGATCCAGACGGCGTGCTGTTCGACCACGACTGGAACCCCAAGCCAGCCTACGACTACTACACTGACCTCGTCTTCGATGACTGGTGGACCGAGGAAGTCGGCGAAACCGACGGCGGAACGTATGCAACAACCGGGTTCAAAGGCGAGTACGAGATTACCGCGAGTTACGACGGCGCGGAAGCGACGACGACCGCGACGCTGTCGGATGGCGGCGACACAGTTGAACTCGAGATCGATGCAGACGGCGACGGCTCGGAGCCGGCTGACGACTCGGTCGACGAACCGGGCGACAGTGACGACGACACGGGTGCGAGCGACGCGGATGACGACGGCGACGGCATTCCCGGACTGGGTGTCGTCTCCTCGCTGGCTGCGCTGTCCGGACTCGCTGGCTACGCACTATCCCGTAGCGCTGACGACGAGTCCTAA
- a CDS encoding endo-1,4-beta-xylanase produces the protein MGDETTAGDSSRRGTMLRRPFLSAVGACSGLGIASALGLSSVDSVRATQDDEETDWEAAADERIEEHRTADLEVRVVDRNGDPIDGADVDVTMTEHDYGFGTAVNAGTLIEESEPGDEYREHIPELFNKAVMENQHKWRFFEDDPDLADEATEWVLDQDLELRGHACLWASVDSAAVPEDVVSAMGREWDDGGVTDPEEDPEHVLERATEHIETIMEHYGDDITEWDVVNEAVNEPGFIRTIDDVTRGFEGPTLAEWYQLADDIGSEHGVGIDVNDYNVLVGPNTGTRQFYQDQIEFLLEEDVDLDGVGLQCHFSRGNTLEPDQVMDGLDLYADYDADIRITEFDTEGGSWDDEEKGEYLHMFLKTVFSHPATTDFVMWGFWDGRHWYDDAPLFYEDWEPKPGYEYYTNLVFDEWWTDEDGQTDSGVYETQAFHGEYELTASYEGEDASTTATITDDDTIELELDNEAGEDSIPGFGVSAALAGLAGLAGYAWLRDGDAETA, from the coding sequence ATGGGTGACGAAACTACAGCGGGCGATTCTTCCCGGCGAGGCACCATGCTCCGTCGGCCGTTTCTCAGCGCAGTTGGGGCGTGTAGCGGGCTCGGTATCGCCAGCGCACTTGGACTCTCGAGTGTCGACTCCGTGCGCGCAACACAGGACGACGAGGAAACGGACTGGGAAGCCGCGGCTGACGAGCGCATCGAAGAACACCGAACCGCCGACCTCGAGGTACGAGTTGTCGACCGGAACGGCGACCCAATCGATGGGGCAGACGTCGACGTCACGATGACCGAACACGACTACGGCTTCGGGACCGCCGTCAACGCGGGGACGCTCATCGAAGAGAGCGAACCGGGCGATGAGTACCGCGAGCATATCCCCGAGTTGTTCAACAAGGCCGTCATGGAAAACCAGCACAAGTGGCGGTTTTTTGAGGACGACCCTGATCTGGCCGACGAGGCAACCGAGTGGGTCCTCGACCAGGATCTCGAACTACGCGGACACGCCTGTCTGTGGGCGAGCGTCGACTCGGCCGCGGTGCCGGAAGACGTGGTCTCGGCAATGGGCCGCGAGTGGGACGACGGCGGTGTGACTGATCCTGAGGAGGATCCAGAGCACGTCTTAGAGCGGGCGACCGAGCACATCGAGACGATCATGGAACACTATGGCGACGACATCACCGAGTGGGACGTGGTCAACGAAGCCGTCAACGAACCGGGATTCATCCGGACGATTGATGACGTCACCAGAGGGTTCGAAGGGCCGACGCTCGCAGAGTGGTACCAACTCGCCGACGACATCGGCTCCGAACACGGTGTTGGGATCGACGTCAACGACTACAACGTCCTTGTCGGCCCCAACACCGGCACGCGCCAGTTCTATCAGGACCAGATCGAGTTCCTGCTCGAGGAGGATGTCGACCTCGATGGGGTCGGCCTGCAATGTCACTTCAGCCGCGGAAACACGCTCGAGCCGGACCAGGTGATGGACGGCCTCGATCTGTACGCTGACTACGATGCGGACATCCGAATTACGGAGTTCGACACCGAAGGCGGCTCGTGGGACGACGAGGAGAAAGGCGAGTATCTCCATATGTTCCTCAAAACCGTCTTCAGCCACCCCGCGACGACCGACTTCGTCATGTGGGGCTTCTGGGATGGCCGCCACTGGTACGACGACGCGCCCCTGTTCTACGAGGACTGGGAGCCAAAACCCGGCTACGAGTACTACACGAATCTCGTCTTCGACGAATGGTGGACCGACGAAGACGGCCAGACCGACAGCGGTGTCTACGAAACCCAGGCGTTCCACGGCGAGTACGAACTCACCGCGAGTTACGAAGGAGAAGACGCATCGACGACCGCCACAATCACCGACGATGACACCATCGAACTCGAGTTAGATAACGAAGCGGGCGAAGACAGCATTCCCGGCTTCGGCGTCAGTGCCGCACTCGCCGGCCTCGCTGGGCTTGCAGGCTACGCGTGGCTTCGTGATGGCGACGCAGAAACAGCGTAA
- a CDS encoding endo-1,4-beta-xylanase, translating to MSEQATLRDAADAQEFTIGAALDPNALRVDPSYWKTVAENFNAVTPENALKMTRLRPSRHTYDFKNADAIVNFGVENDMYVRGHTLVWHNQKPEWFQAWDYTDEQLRTFLRDHIHTVAGRYRAKIDAWDVVNEAVDDDGSMRRTVWSDGLGEDYIADAFRWADEVTDADLFYNDYGADEINEKSDAIYDLVEGLLEDDVPIDGVGLQLHALGDWPDPESIAENIQRFQDLGLEVHITEMDVAFHDGEEPENPLEEQAEYYRDVVETCLDVGCDNLVTWGVHDGSSWIRGFKDFGQRYTGDPLLFDGRYGEKPAYDAVKEGLEEY from the coding sequence ATGTCAGAGCAGGCAACGCTTCGTGACGCTGCTGATGCACAGGAGTTCACCATCGGTGCGGCGCTCGACCCCAACGCGCTCCGCGTCGACCCGAGTTACTGGAAGACCGTCGCAGAGAATTTCAACGCCGTAACGCCCGAAAATGCCCTGAAGATGACGCGACTGCGCCCGTCGCGACATACCTACGACTTCAAGAACGCCGACGCAATCGTCAATTTCGGTGTCGAGAACGACATGTACGTCCGCGGGCACACGCTCGTCTGGCACAACCAGAAACCCGAGTGGTTCCAGGCGTGGGACTACACCGACGAACAGCTTCGAACGTTCCTTCGCGATCACATCCATACCGTCGCCGGGCGTTACCGCGCGAAAATCGACGCCTGGGATGTCGTCAACGAGGCCGTCGACGATGACGGCTCGATGCGTCGCACTGTCTGGTCTGACGGCCTCGGCGAGGACTACATCGCCGACGCGTTCCGCTGGGCAGACGAGGTTACCGATGCAGACCTCTTCTACAACGACTACGGCGCAGACGAGATCAACGAGAAATCCGACGCAATCTACGACCTCGTCGAGGGACTGCTCGAGGATGACGTCCCAATCGACGGTGTTGGTCTCCAACTCCACGCACTGGGCGACTGGCCCGATCCAGAATCCATCGCGGAGAACATCCAGCGCTTCCAGGATCTCGGTCTCGAGGTTCACATCACCGAGATGGACGTTGCCTTCCACGACGGCGAGGAACCCGAAAACCCACTCGAGGAACAAGCCGAATACTACCGCGACGTCGTCGAGACCTGTCTCGACGTTGGCTGTGACAATCTCGTCACGTGGGGTGTCCACGACGGCAGTTCATGGATCCGTGGCTTCAAGGACTTCGGCCAGCGCTACACTGGCGACCCACTGCTGTTCGATGGTCGCTACGGCGAGAAGCCAGCCTACGATGCCGTGAAAGAGGGACTCGAGGAGTACTAA
- the uxaC gene encoding glucuronate isomerase, which yields MSFLDDDYLLETDAARELYATIEDRPIVDPHTHADVAEIVDNDGWDDIWEVEAATDHYVWALMRNCGIDEELITGDASNREKWDALAEVFPQFAGNPTYEWVHLDLKRRFGIDEQISAETADDIWTETKAQLETDDMRPQELLAKMDVEVVGSTDDPTDDLAYHERAADELEGIDLVPTWRADRAVKIDQPEWTDFVAELEDATEISTDDFDGFLAALEASHDYFDARGCRACDLGLEQPVSRPVSDERAREVYQQALAGGSLSEREVGDFMAYITAFVGELNAEKGWVTQLHIGPVRNYRDSLFEQLGPAAGGDISTQDVDIVKPLEHFVNRFDDEMDIILYTIDPTHYPSMATMARVFPNVTIGPAWWFNDSPFGMEQQLEYVGTVELLSQHAGMVSDSRKLLSYGSRFEMFRRTLANVVGKQVERGQVPMDVAQDLVERLAYDRPNELYGF from the coding sequence ATGAGTTTCCTCGACGACGACTATCTCCTCGAGACCGATGCCGCACGCGAGTTGTACGCTACAATCGAAGACCGACCTATTGTCGACCCACACACCCATGCCGACGTCGCCGAAATCGTCGACAACGACGGCTGGGACGACATCTGGGAGGTCGAAGCCGCTACGGACCACTACGTCTGGGCGCTGATGCGCAACTGCGGCATCGACGAGGAACTGATCACCGGCGACGCCTCGAATCGTGAAAAGTGGGATGCACTCGCCGAGGTCTTCCCGCAGTTTGCGGGCAACCCGACCTACGAGTGGGTTCACCTCGATCTGAAGCGCCGATTCGGCATCGACGAACAGATCTCCGCCGAGACGGCCGACGACATCTGGACAGAGACGAAAGCCCAACTCGAGACCGACGACATGCGTCCCCAGGAACTCCTTGCGAAGATGGACGTCGAGGTCGTCGGCAGCACCGACGATCCGACGGACGACCTCGCGTACCACGAACGCGCCGCCGATGAACTCGAGGGCATCGACCTCGTCCCGACCTGGCGCGCCGACCGCGCCGTCAAAATCGACCAGCCCGAATGGACCGACTTCGTCGCCGAACTCGAGGACGCAACCGAGATCAGCACCGACGACTTCGATGGCTTTCTGGCCGCACTCGAGGCCTCCCACGATTACTTCGACGCCCGTGGCTGTCGGGCCTGTGATCTGGGCCTCGAACAGCCCGTTTCGCGCCCCGTCAGCGACGAACGCGCACGCGAAGTCTATCAGCAAGCACTGGCGGGCGGCTCGCTCTCCGAACGCGAAGTCGGCGACTTCATGGCCTATATTACGGCGTTCGTCGGCGAGCTAAACGCCGAGAAAGGCTGGGTCACCCAGTTGCACATCGGCCCCGTCAGAAACTATCGCGACTCGCTGTTCGAACAACTCGGCCCCGCGGCCGGTGGCGACATCTCGACGCAGGACGTCGATATCGTCAAACCGCTCGAGCACTTCGTCAATCGCTTCGACGACGAGATGGACATCATCCTCTATACCATCGACCCAACGCACTACCCGTCGATGGCAACCATGGCGCGGGTGTTCCCGAACGTCACCATCGGCCCCGCCTGGTGGTTCAACGACAGCCCGTTCGGCATGGAACAGCAACTCGAGTACGTCGGCACGGTCGAATTGCTCTCCCAGCACGCCGGGATGGTCAGCGACTCGCGGAAACTCCTCTCCTATGGCTCGCGATTCGAGATGTTCCGCCGAACGCTTGCAAACGTCGTCGGGAAACAGGTCGAGCGCGGACAGGTGCCGATGGACGTCGCACAAGATCTGGTTGAACGACTGGCCTACGACCGACCCAACGAACTGTACGGATTCTAG
- a CDS encoding Gfo/Idh/MocA family protein, producing the protein MTRVGLIGAGGILSMHLPAYRAYSDRIELAAVCDADETRANEVAEEFDVDIWTDFESMVAEADIDAVDITLPHHLHYPAAKAALEAGKHVLVEKPFTTSVADARELVSLAADRQLTLMVGQMQRFHPAYRELKHRLEDGDLGQIHHARVDAVANQGDMYGPSHWLYDGKKAGGGAVIGYAIHKLDLLRYLLGDIDRAISWQQTVDDRYDDAEDFSVGLLSFEEGTVADFFTTTSAAATPYNEMLWLYGASGTVHSLPLEGGQEEGYVGTPPPKQSVDAGDGLRKQFQDIDPDEVDLPTGNAFTNEILHFADCIEAGEEPISSGRDNLGTIATVAAIYRSAQRDGEAVRTEDVLAVPTPDTDSNSEARW; encoded by the coding sequence ATGACGAGAGTTGGACTCATTGGCGCAGGCGGAATATTGAGTATGCACCTGCCGGCGTATCGTGCCTATTCCGACCGAATCGAACTGGCTGCAGTCTGTGACGCCGACGAGACGCGAGCGAACGAGGTCGCAGAGGAGTTCGACGTCGATATCTGGACGGATTTCGAGAGCATGGTCGCCGAAGCCGACATCGACGCGGTCGATATCACACTGCCGCATCACCTCCACTATCCCGCCGCGAAGGCCGCACTCGAGGCCGGAAAACACGTCCTGGTCGAGAAGCCGTTTACGACCTCGGTCGCCGACGCCCGCGAATTGGTCTCGCTCGCAGCGGACCGGCAACTGACGCTGATGGTCGGCCAGATGCAGCGGTTTCACCCCGCCTATCGCGAACTGAAACACCGACTCGAGGACGGCGACCTCGGCCAAATTCACCACGCGCGGGTTGACGCCGTCGCGAATCAAGGCGATATGTACGGCCCGTCGCACTGGCTATACGACGGGAAGAAAGCGGGCGGCGGGGCCGTCATCGGCTACGCGATCCACAAACTCGACTTGCTTCGATACCTGCTGGGGGATATCGACCGGGCGATTTCCTGGCAGCAAACAGTCGACGACCGCTACGACGACGCGGAGGATTTCTCGGTTGGCCTCCTTTCGTTCGAGGAAGGGACAGTCGCCGACTTCTTCACGACCACCTCGGCGGCCGCGACGCCGTACAACGAGATGCTCTGGCTCTACGGCGCGTCCGGTACCGTTCACTCGCTCCCGCTCGAGGGCGGCCAAGAGGAAGGCTACGTCGGCACGCCACCGCCGAAACAGAGCGTCGACGCCGGCGATGGATTGCGAAAGCAGTTCCAGGATATCGATCCGGACGAGGTCGACTTACCGACTGGGAACGCGTTCACCAACGAGATACTACACTTCGCCGACTGCATCGAGGCGGGCGAAGAACCGATCTCGAGCGGGCGGGATAACCTCGGGACTATTGCGACGGTTGCGGCGATCTACCGCAGCGCACAACGGGACGGCGAAGCGGTTCGGACAGAAGACGTACTGGCTGTGCCTACCCCAGACACTGACTCTAACTCGGAGGCGAGGTGGTGA